The Paramisgurnus dabryanus chromosome 1, PD_genome_1.1, whole genome shotgun sequence genome includes a window with the following:
- the ipmkb gene encoding inositol polyphosphate multikinase, whose protein sequence is MDSSVALARLEIARPVTTRGACLPEGEQSAHLNGCVPLSHQVAGHKYGVDKVGILQHPDGTVLKQLQPPPRGPREMQFYSMVYADDCCDRCLIDLREHLPKYYGTWSSPDSPTDLYLKLDDVTRRFKKPCIMDVKIGQKSYDPFASQEKRDQQVKKYPLMEEIGFLLLGMRVYKMGTDSYETYDQHYGRGLVKDTVREGLSKFFYNGDVLRKDAITASILRVQKILEWFQGQSQLSFYASSLLFVYEGISPPDLVSRGPRESHLTPKACEQNNNISQSLSTMISLHKKACYQAKQDNGVWTSAPQPNGNHGLLSVKKEGEELKSHAGQETSGDVEVKMIDFAHVFQSDVHDHGYIYGLKNLLKVLQQILDE, encoded by the exons ATGGACTCATCCGTGGCGCTCGCGAGGCTGGAGATCGCGCGCCCCGTAACGACCCGCGGCGCGTGTTTACCGGAGGGCGAGCAGAGCGCGCACCTGAACGGCTGCGTGCCGCTCTCTCATCAGGTGGCCGGGCACAAGTACGGCGTGGACAAAGTGG GTATTTTACAACATCCGGACGGTACTGTCTTAAAACAGTTACAGCCCCCTCCAAGAGGACCGCGAGAGATGCAGTTTTACAGTATG GTGTATGCTGATGATTGCTGTGACCGGTGTCTCATAGATCTTCGAGAGCATCTGCCAAAGTACTACGGCACGTGGTCTTCACCCGACTCTCCCACAG ACCTGTACCTGAAGCTGGACGACGTGACGCGCAGGTTTAAGAAGCCGTGTATCATGGATGTCAAGATCGGCCAGAAGAGCTACGATCCCTTCGCTTCACAGGAAAAACGAGATCAGCAGGTTAAGAAGTATCCACTGATGGAGGAGATCGGCTTTCTGCTTCTGGGAATGAGG GTGTATAAAATGGGCACAGACAGCTATGAAACATACGACCAGCATTATGGAAGAGGTCTTGTAAAGGACACTGTGAGGGAAG gtttatccaagttctttTACAACGGCGACGTTCTCCGCAAAGATGCTATCACTGCCAGCATCCTCCGAGTCCAGAAGATCTTGGAGTGGTTTCAAGGCCAGAGTCAGCTCAGCTTTTACGCCAGCTCTTTGCTTTTCGTGTACGAGGGCATCTCTCCGCCCGATCTCGTCTCACGGGGCCCACGAGAGAGCCACCTCACGCCCAAGGCGTGCGAGCAGAACAACAACATCTCTCAGAGCCTCTCCACAATGATCTCTTTGCACAAGAAAGCCTGCTACCAAGCCAAACAGGATAACGGCGTATGGACCTCCGCGCCGCAGCCCAACGGCAACCACGGCCTACTAAGCGTAAAAAAGGAAGGGGAGGAGCTAAAGAGTCATGCGGGACAGGAGACGAGTGGAGATGTGGAGGTAAAGATGATTGACTTTGCACATGTATTCCAAAGTGACGTCCACGACCACGGTTACATCTACGGGCTAAAAAACCTTTTGAAAGTCTTACAGCAGATTCTAGATGAGTGA